A region of the Dysidea avara chromosome 9, odDysAvar1.4, whole genome shotgun sequence genome:
TACACTCTTTAGAATATACACTCGATGGTAACTCAGTGGTAAATTTGATGATTCAAAGAATTGAGAATAGGCTGTAGGCACAATAACGTAACACACCAAGGCCAGGGTCTTCACCATCACATTGTGTTGACAACAAATACACTTCTTAACTCTGCTCTTTCCTAGTCTTTGTCTTCAGTCTTGAGTTGgccagtatgtatgtacatgtgtatcgaCACATACACAAGATACAAAACTGAATGTTTATGAAATTCTTTTTGTGAACATGTAAGTTTGAAAATTAAATGTGACAGAGTTACtgataaattatatacatacaaaaaatacaaaaaaaattgttaaacagAGGGAAAACTACATATCAAAATCTGACAAAACAATACAACCACAATAAGCGAAGTTCATACAAAACAAAATTGATAACAAATTCATTACATATATTAATAAAAACATACTACAGTTTTACTCGGTTGACCTTGAAATAAGCCACACTTGTTTACGTAGTTGAGTTACTGGTGCAGGACACTGTTTGCAGCCTCGATTAGTATAAGCTTCTGATACTCTATAGTTGACGATGGTTAGCATGCTGAGCATATCTCGGTGTAAGTAATAGTTAGTAAGCACTTCACACAAATGGGAGATATACCAAGTACCATAACGTTGGCTTCTCCAGGACACACTACCAGGAGGAGTGGCAAAGCCAAATAGGAAATCAGCGTCATTTGGTAGGGAATGAACAAATGGCTCTTCTAGATTTTTTCTTTTTCCATCTTTCTCAAAGACAAATCCTGTGTCTTTCTTTTCACCACGACAGGCTTGTATAAAAAACATCTTTGGTTTACCAGCCAGTGTTGGACAGTTGGTGGGTTTAAATAGATTAGCAATATCACCAATCTCCACTTGTTTGCTGTCTGCTCCATATATACCATTAGGGTAACCATGACTGAGGATACAGCACACAAAACTGTCATAATTCTCATGACTCTGTTTGGAAATTTGCTCAAGCCGTTGGGTAAGATCTAGTGCGGTAAGGTTCCTAAAGATGCATACATCATAACCAAGATACTCCCAAGTGCTGTGAAGATGTTCTTCATCAGCACATGAGCCAGGACGATCTAGTAATGGTGGATCAAAGGAAGGGTCTAGTGAATAAAACTCAAAGATGTTAATGATGACAGCAATGCCATGTGGAAACTTATTCATTTCAtatttctctacaggacaaACTGGGAGACTAATCAAACTTTCAATCAACTCATTTTTGTATTTAATCACACGTCTGTCATGATCAATTGTGACTTCATGACGCACAATTGTATCTTCATGACGCACAATTGTATCTTCATGACGCACAATTGTAGCTTTGTGATGCATAATTGTATCCTCATAATGCACAATTGTATCTCCTTGACGAATAACTAGATCTTCCCTGTCTTGCAGTCTTGATTGTAAACAAGCTACCTGTTCTTCCAGTTGTCTAATACGTAACTGTTCACAAGTCTGGTAAGTCACCACTCCACTTTGTTTCTCAAATCCATTACCTACCCTATTAATCACTTGTGAATGGTTGGATGTGTTGTGTATTCGATAGCTGTACTCCATATGGGATACATCATTATCTTGTTCCTGAAATGGTAACGAATAACTGTTTTGTTCACTAAGACTTCCCAGCATGGGAGCAACAAGCTGAATTGTATTTGCACTGGACACACTACAGACAGGATGAGGCTGCCCATGAAGCGGTACTAAGTAAAGAACATACCAGCTATAAATGAACACACAAAAAGACAGCAAAAGGACACAATACTAGCATCCGCCTATACCAaagatttaattttttttaattactaAACAAAAAACGAAGGAGCTAAATTTTTCCTCAGTGAATATGGCTTCCCATTAAGACAACACTCCTTCCCCTAGTACACAAACAATTGTAGTAGAACCTGAAGAATCGATTCTTTGAAAATCTAGAATGAAGAATTTACACTCAGTATACAGTGTTATACCTGATACAAACTCCGGGTTATATGGTGGGGGTCGCTCATCTGCAGGTGGATCACCATGTGGGAGGGGCTGTGTACTCAGCAGCTGGCTAATGTACTGGTCAATGAGACCGCACAGGTCCATCCGATCAATAGAATGTAACTTGCTTGTGAGGTACGTCAAATTATTAGGTGAAATAAGCATCATCTTGTGAAAGAAATTGAGCAACACCATCCCACTGAAATCATCCCTGTTGCATATACCAGCCTTCTCTGCCTCTACTGAGATAAAACACAAGCTTTTAACCTGCTCTAGATCTAACGAATCAGCAATTCCTTTCAACAAGAGGTAATATTTAGTCAGCAATGGTTCTGGCCACTGATTAATTTCCTGTTGTTGCTGATGATGGCCAGTTTCACTCATGGATAAAAATGGCTCACTACCCACAGCTACATGGAAAAAGAACACAACAGTTTAAATATGATCAGTGGAAACAGTGGCTTTTGATTCCACTACTTATCCACACATGATTCCACACATCTATCATACAGGAATTCAGCAGGAGAAATTTTCATATACATTTCCACTGAATTTTTCCAATTAATCAAAATCTGTTTAGTTCTAACTAAAAAaaatctttttaaaaattttaaaacctTTAATTTTTTTGTCCGAAAAGCTTTACTTCTACACAACAACTTGGTTTACACACCTATGAACAGACTACCTGGTACTCTACTGCTATGCTATTATAGTTAGTAGAGTGTGTGGTAGATTGGTCATTGAGTAAACACACCAAGCTACAGTAAAACCTGATTCTACGAATCAAGAAAATAAAACAAACATTTTGGTCTGGCTCTTCAGAAAGAGGAAAACCATTCATCAAATTTCTAGGACCAAAGTGTCTGTAATAGCGAAGTGCATCAGTAAATGTTGTACTTCTTAGCTAGCCACAAAATATAGTTTAAGATCGTTCAACTTCACAACaatttaatgcacctatcaatgttaagccccaccccCCCAAAGTACGGGCGACGTCAGACTATAGGAcggggtgatttttaaaatgtgCCCCAGGGTGGGGAATTTGATCTAGCACTGAAAAATTTTGACTTTTGGCATGTGATAAAACCACAGTTCCATGTCAAATCCCTTCTTATCCCCACGCTATATGGTAGGGATTTGATCTAACGATAGCAGATCAAATCCCCGCCATATCGCTACCCTTCCCATactggggcttaacattgaaaGGTGCATAATGGCCAGCTACAGCACCTGTATGGCATATGTTGCCTTCACATTTACCTGGATACTGTGAAGGATCTGTGAGACTAGGGTTGCATATGATATCCCTAGTACCAGCTTCCAGGAGCATCAAGCCATACTGATCACTGGTTACTTCAAGTGAAGTAGAAGTGCCAAGCTCAACAGATCTAGAGGTTGTTCCCACAGCACCACGAGGGTAAGTTCCAACTAGTAACTGATCTACAGCTGAAGGAGAAACTTAGTAAGTACGAATGCAGGTTGTGAGTGCCTGTTCACAAAAGATAAATGCAGTCACACAGGCCAGTACCCTAATCATACAGAATGGTAGAATTATAAAACCTGAAAGCGGGGTATTAATTGGAAGCGGAAGCTCCCTGGTTCCGTAAATGGACAAAATACTTAGACTAATGTCTATGTTCGTAGCCATAAACGAACCCACCTTTATAATTCCCCGCCATATGAAGACATCGTGAAGtcataagaagaagaaaaagcaaCCATTTTTGTAGTTTACATCACTCGAAggggaatttttaaaattatgcgGCCGCCCCTTTATTTCTAATCGATACACAGAGACACAGTGTCATTGCACCATAGATAGTATTGTGCGGAgtctatactatctatgattgtACGTATCTGTGCCAATAGTACAGATATGGATTCGCGGATAGATCTTAGCCTGGCTTATAATGGTGGTGGGTGTGGCTGTCAGGGGAACTGAaaacttgtgagttgtgacttaCGGCTGTTTACACTTGAGTGAACTTCAGAGTGGATTATAACGGTCGGCCATCGGACATTTACCGACCAATTAGCTCGAAGACCGCCCAATTACCTACTGAAACGGTCAAGGATGACCGACCGATTTCCACTAataaaatcgatatactctaatagaacagtcagctactctaatagagcagtcaaacagcttttaaacaggTGCACCTAAAAGGCTCAaaaaagcgaaaaaaaaagttgtttgACTCGGGGAATCGAACCTGCACCATTCTACCACATGCTCACACACTGTTTCAGTGGTTTCTAAAGGGGTTTTAAATGTCCCGCAGTTAAAATCATAACACAATACATCACATTGGATAATTTCATATCAAATCATCATAATGTTATGATCATTCACCATACTGGGAGGTATTGTTGTGGAACATTAAAAAACAACTACAGACTATTATTTAAGGCAAGTCCTGAGCCACTATATGGGTTAGTATTTGTGATGCCAAGGAGTACACATTATCATCTTCTACCCGAATGGGGCTGGGTATATTACTGGTTTTCACTGATTCTCTGGAGAGCCCTCACTGAACTGTGTTTATACTGGCATGGGTATAAGCATAACATAATTTTATAGTGTACCCACAATTCCACACTACACGCCATTCAAaatgtatacacatgcatgtgcaataGCTACATTTCACCCTAGTACTGCAAGATGTGGTTTAGGCTATACCAATTATATCACATTTTATGGCATCAGATTCTAATAGTACGTAAGTTTTGTAATGACAATAATTAAGCTGATACTTCAAAACTATACTAGtgtatacgtagctagctaatagtgATACAGAAGTACAAAAGATGATCACTATATAGAGTATAGACGTCACCCAGTCCATAATACAAATATATCCAAACAAGTGTGCTTATTAGGCCTGGTGCTTATGAGTTCAAATTCTTATCAGACACACTGTAtaaatgtgtataattatagccaTGAAACAACCTACATGATGCAGTGATTGTAGGTtttgacaaaataattatgctCAATGGTTTAATGGGCAGGACCATATGCGTAGCTGCCAAACATATAATAGAAACCTTTGTAATGGACTTTCAAAATCCATACAAATCCTAGGGCTACATTCCCAATGTGACAGTCCTAAAACTGAAGAGCATGCAAAGTTAATAATAGCTCTACAGTAAATGGAAAAGTTTATTCAATTGCATGCCTGCCAAAACattcacatatacatgtacagtagttaaTTTATTCTTTCCATCTTTAGTGAAGCTGCAGAATTGGTTAACAGATTTGCTAATAGCTCTCTTATACTACTGAAATGTTCAATTTATGTAATAGATTATGTACACGTACAAGATCTGTACatcaacaaataaataaataaataaaaacaacaaCCCTAAAGTAAGCAGGAGTTAGAGTTAATTGataaactatatagctatattatagtcCTTGCTATTACATAACAATAGCGATGGTTTACAACAAATAACAATAAATACAAATATATACTTGGTTTGATATAATCTTAATTCCCTACAATAACTGTCACTACAATGATACTGTCATACATTTACAACACTATCTACACTATAAAGCATATATCTATATTATAACATTTGCTTCATTTTTGTAATTCACATTAGAGATTGCATTGAAGTCAAAATTTATGAATTATTAAGgaatttaaaacattttttgcTGTATTTCTATAATACAGAAACTAAAATATTTAACCTAATGGTCAACTTGTGTCAGACCTCATGataagacacacacacacatatacagttTACTTTAAAACCACACTTGCTTGCGAAGTTGACTGACTTGAGATGGACACTGTTTGCAGCCTTGTGTAGTGTAGCTTTCTGACACTTTGTGGTTGACCATAGTTAACATGGTGAGGAGGTCTTGATTTTGAGCATTCTCAACAAAAACTTCACATAATTCTGAGATGTACCAAGAGCCATATCGAGGGCTTCTCCATGAGGCATACCCTGGCGGAGTGGCATAACCAAATAAGAAATCAGCTTCACTTGGTAGAGAATTACAAAACACATCATCATTGTGGTTTCCATCCTTTTGTACATCAACCACTTTGTCTTCATCATCTCCACGGCATGCTTATATGAAGAATAATTTTGGTTTATCTGTTAGTGTTGGGCAGAAATTGCCTTTAAACAGTGTAGCAATGTCACGTGTTGTGACTGAGTTCCCATCTGTACCATACACACCATCAAGGTAGCCATGACTGAGAATACAGCACACAAACactgtgcaaaaaaattgttataCTCAAGTATACACAGTGTGTATAATTCAATTATACATGTGGTATACTCAGACATGTATGAATATGATATACTTATTATGTATATGTTGTGTATAACCACTTGGATAATATACACCAGTGTGTATAGCATAAGTGTGCTAATGATACAATTATACACATGGCGTAGACTACATGTGCACATATGGTCATGATATACACAATGGAGTATACCTTATCTGAGTTGCATGTAGCAATTAGCAAGTTCAGCTATTTTGCAGCCATAGCTATATGTACATTATTTGATGGCTGTGGTCTATAACAATCACTAATCTTAATACTTTGCCACCAACCT
Encoded here:
- the LOC136267239 gene encoding uncharacterized protein; the protein is MTSRCLHMAGNYKAVDQLLVGTYPRGAVGTTSRSVELGTSTSLEVTSDQYGLMLLEAGTRDIICNPSLTDPSQYPAVGSEPFLSMSETGHHQQQQEINQWPEPLLTKYYLLLKGIADSLDLEQVKSLCFISVEAEKAGICNRDDFSGMVLLNFFHKMMLISPNNLTYLTSKLHSIDRMDLCGLIDQYISQLLSTQPLPHGDPPADERPPPYNPEFVSVPLHGQPHPVCSVSSANTIQLVAPMLGSLSEQNSYSLPFQEQDNDVSHMEYSYRIHNTSNHSQVINRVGNGFEKQSGVVTYQTCEQLRIRQLEEQVACLQSRLQDREDLVIRQGDTIVHYEDTIMHHKATIVRHEDTIVRHEDTIVRHEVTIDHDRRVIKYKNELIESLISLPVCPVEKYEMNKFPHGIAVIINIFEFYSLDPSFDPPLLDRPGSCADEEHLHSTWEYLGYDVCIFRNLTALDLTQRLEQISKQSHENYDSFVCCILSHGYPNGIYGADSKQVEIGDIANLFKPTNCPTLAGKPKMFFIQACRGEKKDTGFVFEKDGKRKNLEEPFVHSLPNDADFLFGFATPPGSVSWRSQRYGTWYISHLCEVLTNYYLHRDMLSMLTIVNYRVSEAYTNRGCKQCPAPVTQLRKQVWLISRSTE